A portion of the Clostridium gelidum genome contains these proteins:
- a CDS encoding peptidoglycan recognition protein family protein yields MNIIDVGLNFNGSLTYENNPQEIVLHHAEASNCTVQDIHSWHLANGWLGIGYHFFINKQGNIYRGRPENAVGSHCPKHNSISLGVCFEGDFMTENMTQEQISAYKELIKYIRAKYGDIPIYGHKELYSTECPGNNFPLEAFKDIVVNNISEIGWHKDATGWYYLTNTQGWYYKDSWQKIDGEWYSFDSEGYARQFVWLQDQAKWYYLKDNCKMAKVEWLWVDGECYCFNEHGELYVDCFTSDGYRVDQTGAWIQ; encoded by the coding sequence ATGAATATAATAGATGTGGGATTAAATTTTAATGGATCATTAACATATGAAAATAATCCACAAGAAATAGTATTACACCATGCTGAAGCTTCAAATTGTACTGTACAAGATATTCATTCATGGCACTTAGCTAATGGATGGCTTGGAATAGGGTATCATTTCTTTATAAATAAACAAGGTAATATATATAGGGGTAGACCAGAAAATGCAGTTGGCTCACATTGCCCAAAGCATAATTCTATAAGTCTTGGAGTATGTTTTGAAGGTGACTTTATGACAGAAAATATGACACAAGAACAGATAAGTGCCTATAAGGAATTAATCAAATATATTCGTGCTAAATATGGAGATATACCAATCTATGGACATAAAGAATTATATTCTACAGAATGTCCAGGAAACAACTTCCCACTAGAAGCTTTTAAGGATATTGTAGTAAATAACATATCTGAAATAGGGTGGCATAAGGATGCTACAGGGTGGTATTACTTAACTAATACGCAAGGTTGGTATTACAAAGATTCTTGGCAAAAGATAGATGGAGAATGGTATTCATTTGATTCAGAAGGATATGCTAGACAATTTGTTTGGTTACAAGATCAAGCTAAATGGTATTATTTAAAAGATAATTGCAAAATGGCAAAAGTAGAATGGTTATGGGTAGATGGGGAATGTTATTGTTTTAATGAGCATGGAGAATTGTATGTTGATTGTTTTACATCAGATGGCTATAGGGTAGATCAAACTGGTGCTTGGATTCAGTAA
- a CDS encoding cobalt ABC transporter permease produces the protein MTELLINQIAPIAATAIVAILVAIIKQVGRAAIEFFVTKKKEVEQNIKINGHEEELNIAKEVWNIIEEKFRITENAEQILSSKADEFDNLLLQRIPELSAKNLEDLRQAIAGEYNKGKINLAQGTEQS, from the coding sequence ATGACAGAATTATTAATTAATCAAATTGCTCCAATAGCAGCTACTGCTATAGTAGCTATTTTAGTAGCAATAATTAAACAAGTTGGAAGAGCAGCAATAGAATTCTTTGTTACAAAGAAAAAGGAAGTTGAACAAAATATAAAGATTAATGGACATGAAGAAGAGTTAAATATTGCTAAAGAGGTATGGAATATCATAGAAGAAAAATTTAGGATTACAGAAAATGCAGAACAAATTTTAAGTTCTAAAGCAGATGAATTTGATAACTTATTATTACAGCGCATTCCTGAATTATCTGCGAAGAACCTAGAAGATTTAAGACAAGCTATAGCTGGAGAATACAATAAAGGTAAAATAAACTTAGCACAAGGAACTGAACAATCCTAG
- a CDS encoding hemolysin XhlA family protein: MNEELIQDKLETHEKRLNNHGSRLDKLEQDSRELKTELKNLCENLESLTNMMKWFITAIGGALISFFFYAVQIRIFK, encoded by the coding sequence ATGAATGAAGAACTAATCCAAGACAAACTAGAAACTCACGAAAAAAGGCTTAATAATCATGGAAGCAGATTAGATAAGTTAGAGCAAGACTCAAGAGAGCTTAAAACAGAACTTAAAAACTTGTGTGAAAATCTTGAATCACTCACAAATATGATGAAGTGGTTTATAACTGCAATAGGAGGAGCTTTGATAAGCTTCTTTTTTTATGCAGTTCAAATAAGGATATTTAAATAA
- a CDS encoding hyaluronate lyase N-terminal domain-containing protein, translating into MSNKIQFKRGIKANLPVLDAGEPAFTTDTKEFFVGDGVGNIEFAKQSDLEITNTQLSDIVKEVSSIDGRKISDGTLNFNSLDTETKDLIDKIQAERITGGTFGGEVKAKTNTDYTVAQVRNIILSPNIADVSKMNNGDVWIKYE; encoded by the coding sequence ATGTCAAATAAAATACAATTTAAAAGAGGAATTAAAGCTAATTTACCAGTTTTAGATGCAGGAGAACCTGCATTTACAACTGATACAAAAGAATTTTTTGTTGGAGATGGGGTAGGTAATATTGAATTTGCTAAACAATCAGATTTAGAAATAACTAATACGCAATTGTCAGATATAGTGAAGGAAGTATCTAGCATCGATGGTAGAAAAATTTCTGATGGTACTTTGAACTTTAATAGTTTAGATACTGAAACTAAAGATTTAATAGATAAAATTCAAGCTGAAAGAATAACTGGAGGAACATTCGGAGGAGAAGTTAAAGCAAAAACTAATACAGATTATACAGTTGCACAAGTAAGAAATATTATATTATCACCAAATATAGCGGATGTTTCTAAAATGAATAATGGAGATGTCTGGATTAAATATGAATAG
- a CDS encoding hyaluronate lyase N-terminal domain-containing protein, with protein MAQTLKIKRGNNANLGGLTLEAGEPAFVLDTGKLYVGDGADKVLINPDIVPKSKTTDKLNTARTISLSGDITGSVSFDGSSDVTIVTTEKASGVTSGTYSKVTVDKKGTVTAGTNITADDVPTLTLSKISDVGTAASKNVGIASGNVPVLDESGKLDTSILPAIAVTDTFVIATEIEMLALTAQVGDVAVRTDLNRSFILKTADASIVANWQELLTPTDAVLSVAGKTGIVTLTSADVGLGNVTNESKETMFTNPTFTGVSIAPTADAGTNTTQIATTKFVTNAVVNKTSISGNAGTATKLATPINISLTGDVVGSTSFDGSTDVSITVTISNIDGGTF; from the coding sequence ATGGCACAAACTTTAAAAATTAAAAGAGGAAATAATGCAAATCTGGGAGGTTTAACACTAGAAGCTGGGGAACCAGCTTTTGTATTAGACACAGGAAAACTTTATGTAGGTGATGGTGCTGATAAAGTTTTGATTAATCCAGATATAGTACCAAAATCAAAAACTACTGATAAATTAAATACAGCTAGAACAATTTCTTTAAGTGGCGATATTACAGGAAGTGTTTCATTTGATGGAAGCAGTGATGTAACAATAGTAACAACAGAAAAAGCATCAGGAGTAACATCAGGAACTTATAGTAAAGTTACAGTTGATAAAAAAGGAACTGTAACTGCAGGTACAAATATAACTGCAGATGATGTACCAACATTAACATTATCTAAAATAAGTGATGTTGGAACAGCTGCTTCTAAAAATGTAGGTATTGCTTCAGGGAATGTACCAGTCTTAGATGAAAGTGGAAAGTTAGATACAAGTATATTACCTGCAATAGCGGTAACAGATACTTTTGTTATAGCAACAGAAATAGAAATGTTAGCACTAACTGCACAAGTTGGGGATGTTGCAGTAAGAACAGATTTAAATAGATCATTTATATTAAAAACTGCTGATGCAAGTATAGTAGCTAATTGGCAAGAATTATTGACTCCAACTGATGCAGTATTAAGTGTTGCTGGTAAAACTGGTATAGTTACTCTTACATCTGCTGATGTAGGTCTTGGAAATGTAACAAATGAATCAAAAGAAACAATGTTTACAAATCCTACATTTACTGGAGTATCAATAGCACCAACTGCAGATGCTGGGACTAATACAACACAAATAGCAACTACTAAATTTGTAACAAATGCAGTAGTAAATAAGACAAGCATATCTGGAAATGCTGGAACCGCTACAAAATTAGCAACACCTATAAATATATCCTTAACTGGTGATGTAGTAGGTTCAACTAGTTTTGATGGTTCAACTGACGTTTCAATAACTGTAACAATAAGCAATATAGATGGTGGAACATTTTAA
- a CDS encoding putative ABC transporter permease — protein MKNKIYKDLLLIFIMGSLYMVIEGLWRGWTNISMLVVGGLCAFLIGRLNEYKAFYNRKMYEQCLIGTVITLVIEFISGLILNIWLGFNIWDYSDTFGNLYGQVCLPYAFLWFLLMPLAIYTDDYLRYRLFGEEKPVGLLDNYKDLITGK, from the coding sequence GTGAAAAATAAAATATACAAAGACCTACTTTTAATATTCATCATGGGTAGCCTATACATGGTTATTGAGGGACTATGGAGAGGATGGACAAACATATCTATGTTAGTAGTTGGTGGTTTGTGTGCCTTTCTTATTGGGAGGCTTAATGAATATAAGGCTTTTTATAATAGAAAGATGTATGAGCAATGTTTAATTGGTACTGTAATTACGTTAGTTATAGAGTTTATAAGTGGATTGATTTTAAATATATGGTTAGGATTTAATATATGGGATTATTCAGATACTTTTGGGAATTTATATGGACAGGTTTGTTTACCATATGCTTTTTTATGGTTCTTATTAATGCCATTAGCAATTTATACAGATGATTATTTAAGATATAGATTGTTTGGAGAAGAAAAGCCAGTAGGGTTATTAGATAATTATAAAGATTTAATTACAGGAAAGTAA
- a CDS encoding DUF4376 domain-containing protein yields the protein MDFDKVNYVDGVLYIQKDDGLECIDETIAKEDEKTIITAFKMAFPNGKPILVTLEDIQIKKITEMSGTCEDIIINKFYSTCLGDSRRFDCTDRDQANIQGLVAKAQLILSGMATDNLLDWKESGVAECYPFTTTQAIMLGSDLFNHITEKKKRYEKLKVYILKQTEIEVIQAVTWDTDLEGDVSEK from the coding sequence ATGGACTTCGATAAAGTAAATTATGTAGACGGTGTGTTATACATTCAAAAAGACGACGGACTGGAGTGTATAGACGAAACTATCGCAAAGGAAGATGAAAAGACAATTATAACAGCCTTTAAAATGGCGTTTCCAAACGGAAAACCAATATTAGTTACTTTGGAGGATATTCAAATTAAAAAAATAACAGAGATGAGTGGTACATGTGAAGATATAATAATAAATAAGTTTTACTCCACTTGTCTAGGAGATAGTAGAAGATTTGATTGTACAGACAGAGACCAAGCAAATATTCAAGGACTAGTTGCAAAAGCACAATTAATACTTAGTGGTATGGCTACAGATAATTTGTTAGATTGGAAAGAAAGTGGTGTAGCTGAATGTTATCCTTTCACAACGACACAAGCCATAATGCTTGGGAGTGACTTGTTTAATCACATAACAGAAAAGAAAAAGCGTTATGAGAAATTAAAAGTGTATATACTAAAACAAACAGAAATAGAAGTAATACAAGCAGTAACATGGGATACTGATTTAGAAGGTGATGTAAGTGAAAAATAA
- a CDS encoding phage tail protein: MLTTTNYGLKKPEGTDIVDIQNFNYNADVIDIKLKEVNTALSELAKDISNSVVTTPTIAYGMNNVIKNTGKVAVNPRFTMVGKTAINLLGRDGNCEDVSKFILIYASTPQTFVLDSTAKMFGTNSIKYKLLSGTGNTSSAQMKDYGTILDSSKYYCFSGYMKSSDGLAGGYVACRNTDGSKSYGSAIVSSTAWTRKYVKFQGDASITKFGLSITTGDATVNAGYVNFDGIMLEEITQAQYNDTNFTPSPYVDSYSCLTNPLIEIRHDNIVINGNTEKGIGYWIPDISTTSLSVDSGKFKLVTATNNCFVSQLVDVKPNTDYYLSGNISGNANIWVTDLTKNIIVKTGVGTFNTGANSKMCILIRNATLGTGIADSIMLVEGTVALTEYKTCRLERTVIEGNFADGDSFTYENGEVTGLKNTRHTPPLFGKDYDWQYYDDYAGFKRIYLAANSLKPIPNVDRTGCLTKYNGDIVSNIYANSFTAKDQFSISSSGGNVYISVADIDTGFIESIAPNADEAKAFMNGWKSSYVYNSRCIIYVSVVDGLYPSCIVSANITSTFTTATSTITVDDASKFKVSDLVYLKSGGLYSIQSMSGNNITVNGSITSSWSSSPVLIKTDNSDSGSYYLLPFCKNNVAPGYEGYRLHYKLANPEPLTDINTRIVGDIPTFDVGDNYVFLDSGVVLGEVANPQTDTAAYYVNNTTIMSSLLKSKVETLNAIYKNAIYDSIWGKYTTSAYGNERYGATNANFDPTAVYTVDYKILATQAPQIGTIGCSYSQDIVSAINGLQEAVDSRQKADSSLDTLIGLSKYEEINITDYTPLNWFGETSYVYAMLKVSMVPKDYIPHITLNNLQFECNIGGVYVNVTNKMNLVKVIVSTKDIHIRWSTTDATVMAAIKANGISIHILQITAKCEGGN, translated from the coding sequence ATGTTAACTACTACAAATTATGGACTAAAAAAACCAGAAGGTACTGATATTGTCGATATTCAAAATTTTAATTATAATGCTGATGTTATTGACATAAAATTAAAAGAAGTTAATACGGCATTGTCAGAATTAGCGAAAGATATTTCAAATTCAGTTGTTACAACTCCAACCATAGCTTATGGAATGAACAACGTAATTAAAAACACCGGGAAAGTAGCAGTAAATCCACGCTTTACAATGGTAGGTAAAACCGCCATTAACCTTTTAGGACGTGACGGAAATTGTGAAGATGTTAGTAAGTTTATTTTAATTTATGCAAGTACACCTCAAACCTTTGTCTTGGACTCTACAGCAAAGATGTTCGGTACAAACAGTATAAAGTATAAATTGCTAAGTGGGACAGGAAATACAAGTTCAGCACAAATGAAGGACTATGGTACTATATTAGATTCATCCAAATACTATTGTTTTAGTGGTTATATGAAGTCTAGTGATGGTCTAGCAGGTGGCTATGTAGCTTGTAGGAATACTGATGGCAGTAAATCATATGGCTCGGCTATTGTGTCTAGCACCGCTTGGACTAGAAAGTATGTAAAGTTTCAAGGGGATGCCAGTATAACAAAATTTGGATTGTCTATAACTACAGGGGATGCCACTGTAAATGCAGGTTATGTAAACTTTGACGGAATAATGCTAGAAGAAATAACACAAGCACAGTATAACGATACTAACTTTACTCCAAGTCCTTATGTAGATAGTTATTCATGTCTTACCAATCCATTAATAGAAATTCGCCATGATAATATCGTGATAAATGGTAATACTGAGAAAGGCATTGGTTATTGGATACCCGACATTAGCACAACTTCTTTATCAGTAGATAGTGGTAAGTTCAAATTAGTAACCGCTACAAACAACTGTTTTGTAAGCCAGTTAGTAGACGTTAAACCAAATACTGACTACTATTTGAGCGGTAATATAAGTGGGAATGCAAATATATGGGTGACAGATTTAACAAAGAATATAATTGTTAAAACAGGAGTAGGCACATTTAATACTGGAGCAAACTCTAAGATGTGTATACTTATTCGCAACGCTACTTTAGGAACAGGCATCGCAGATTCAATAATGTTAGTAGAAGGAACTGTAGCCCTAACAGAGTATAAAACCTGTAGGCTAGAGCGAACTGTTATAGAAGGTAACTTTGCTGATGGAGATAGCTTTACCTATGAAAATGGAGAAGTAACAGGGTTGAAAAATACTAGGCATACGCCACCATTGTTTGGTAAGGACTATGACTGGCAATATTATGATGATTACGCAGGATTTAAACGTATATATTTAGCTGCTAATTCATTAAAGCCTATTCCAAATGTTGACCGTACTGGCTGTTTAACTAAATATAATGGTGATATAGTTTCAAATATATATGCTAATTCCTTTACCGCAAAAGACCAGTTTAGTATATCCAGTAGCGGTGGTAATGTATATATTTCAGTAGCGGACATCGACACAGGCTTTATAGAGAGTATAGCCCCTAATGCTGATGAAGCTAAAGCGTTTATGAATGGGTGGAAATCGTCATATGTATATAATAGTAGATGTATCATATATGTCAGTGTAGTAGATGGTTTATATCCGTCATGTATAGTAAGTGCTAATATAACTTCCACTTTTACAACTGCGACAAGCACTATTACGGTTGACGATGCATCTAAGTTCAAGGTTAGTGACTTAGTTTATCTTAAATCGGGGGGGCTATACAGCATACAGTCAATGAGTGGTAACAATATAACAGTTAATGGTAGCATTACTTCTTCATGGTCTTCTAGTCCTGTACTCATTAAAACAGATAATTCCGATAGCGGTTCATATTATTTATTGCCTTTTTGCAAGAATAACGTAGCGCCTGGCTACGAAGGTTATAGGTTGCATTATAAACTAGCTAATCCCGAACCGCTAACAGACATTAATACTAGAATAGTGGGCGATATACCTACGTTTGATGTTGGGGATAACTACGTATTCCTTGACAGTGGGGTAGTGTTGGGGGAAGTTGCAAACCCCCAAACTGATACAGCTGCTTACTATGTAAATAACACCACTATTATGAGTAGTTTACTTAAGTCTAAAGTGGAAACACTAAATGCTATTTACAAAAATGCTATATACGATAGTATTTGGGGAAAATACACAACCTCTGCCTATGGTAACGAGCGCTATGGAGCAACAAATGCTAATTTCGATCCTACAGCAGTATACACAGTAGACTATAAAATACTAGCAACACAAGCACCACAGATAGGCACAATAGGTTGTAGTTATAGTCAAGATATAGTAAGTGCTATTAATGGTTTACAGGAGGCTGTAGATAGCAGACAAAAGGCAGATAGTTCACTGGATACGTTAATCGGTCTAAGTAAATATGAGGAAATCAATATAACCGATTATACGCCGCTTAACTGGTTTGGTGAAACCTCATATGTGTATGCAATGTTGAAAGTTTCGATGGTTCCTAAGGATTACATACCACATATCACACTTAATAATCTACAGTTTGAATGTAATATAGGTGGCGTGTATGTTAATGTAACTAATAAAATGAATTTAGTAAAAGTAATAGTAAGCACTAAGGACATTCATATAAGGTGGAGTACTACAGATGCAACCGTGATGGCAGCTATAAAAGCTAATGGTATTAGTATTCACATACTACAAATAACGGCAAAGTGTGAAGGGGGAAACTAA
- a CDS encoding YmfQ family protein, producing the protein MSFYPNKIDNFIEKLNKYKIDLTKYVPTFISEISEMKAIYDVQGTELGSLLYYSKDLLNQFFINTATWGLIYWEDEYGIDTNLNMNYEDRRTVLKAKKRGQGTTTKEMIKNVAESFSGGEVNIIENNANYSFIVKFIGIKGIPKNMEAFKNMLEDIKPAHLGYVFEYTYTVWNVLKEKNLTWISSEVKTWDELKVY; encoded by the coding sequence GTGAGTTTTTATCCTAATAAAATAGATAATTTTATAGAAAAGCTTAATAAGTACAAAATTGATTTAACTAAATATGTACCCACTTTTATTAGTGAAATATCAGAGATGAAGGCTATCTATGATGTGCAAGGCACTGAATTAGGCAGTCTTTTATATTACTCAAAAGATTTACTTAATCAATTCTTTATAAATACTGCCACATGGGGGCTTATTTATTGGGAAGATGAATATGGAATTGATACTAACTTAAATATGAATTACGAAGATAGAAGAACAGTTCTAAAAGCTAAAAAACGTGGTCAAGGTACAACAACAAAAGAAATGATTAAAAATGTTGCTGAATCTTTTAGTGGCGGAGAAGTAAACATTATAGAAAACAATGCTAACTACTCTTTTATAGTGAAGTTTATAGGTATTAAAGGGATTCCTAAAAATATGGAAGCATTTAAAAATATGTTAGAAGATATAAAACCAGCACACTTAGGATATGTATTTGAATACACTTATACAGTTTGGAACGTACTAAAAGAAAAGAATTTAACTTGGATTAGTTCTGAAGTAAAGACTTGGGACGAATTGAAAGTTTATTAA